The Verrucomicrobiia bacterium genome has a segment encoding these proteins:
- a CDS encoding class II fructose-bisphosphate aldolase, translating to MLLDPLQSRIVLRTALEGGFALLAVNADSPAAITDVLEAARTLDAPVMIEASLWQLTGHSFGAGDALLGMARYLVQLAVLAESPRYRDLPILFHTDHIKGPVTLPLLEAAVRGLATGLGDTVVSPSTLSVDSSERSEADNIAALVRLGGVAADCGRPVTLEMEAGVDDGVTDLETAGCLLAGVESRVPGVIHLWAPGVGTRHGLGEQTGLSVEAVRAHRVRASDVLGRPVGIALHGSSGVSPEALRAAVEAGVVKVNWSSESLRLRSAAALAFYEGQRAALEPGHPAWKATAMDHAVQSHVASGYQPRVMERLRCLNAAGRAADCRRALATAG from the coding sequence ATGCTTCTGGATCCCCTGCAATCCCGGATCGTGCTGCGCACCGCGCTCGAGGGCGGCTTTGCGCTCCTCGCGGTCAATGCCGACTCCCCGGCGGCCATCACGGATGTCCTGGAGGCCGCCCGCACCCTCGACGCACCGGTGATGATCGAGGCGAGTCTCTGGCAGTTGACCGGACACAGCTTCGGGGCGGGTGACGCGCTCCTTGGCATGGCCCGCTATCTCGTTCAGCTCGCGGTCCTCGCGGAATCCCCCCGATACCGGGACCTCCCCATTCTCTTCCACACCGACCACATCAAGGGCCCCGTCACCCTGCCACTGCTCGAGGCGGCGGTGCGTGGCCTTGCCACCGGACTCGGCGATACTGTGGTGTCCCCCTCGACCCTTTCGGTGGATTCCTCGGAGCGGTCCGAGGCGGACAACATCGCCGCCCTGGTGAGGCTCGGTGGCGTGGCGGCGGACTGCGGGCGCCCAGTCACTCTGGAAATGGAGGCGGGCGTGGACGACGGGGTCACCGACCTGGAGACCGCCGGGTGCCTGCTGGCCGGCGTGGAGTCCAGGGTGCCCGGGGTGATTCACCTGTGGGCTCCCGGGGTTGGGACGCGGCATGGTCTCGGCGAGCAAACCGGGCTCTCCGTGGAGGCCGTACGCGCACACCGCGTCCGGGCGTCGGATGTGTTGGGGCGTCCGGTGGGCATCGCCCTCCATGGCTCCTCGGGCGTGTCCCCGGAGGCGCTGCGGGCCGCGGTGGAGGCCGGGGTTGTGAAGGTCAACTGGTCCAGCGAATCCCTGCGGCTTCGTTCGGCGGCGGCATTGGCATTCTACGAGGGGCAGCGGGCCGCGCTGGAGCCGGGGCACCCCGCGTGGAAAGCGACGGCCATGGACCATGCGGTCCAGTCGCATGTCGCCTCGGGGTACCAGCCGCGGGTGATGGAACGTCTCCGGTGTCTCAACGCCGCGGGCCGGGCCGCCGACTGCCGGCGTGCGCTGGCGACTGCCGGGTGA
- a CDS encoding ABC transporter permease subunit, which translates to MFPNQLKHELWKLFGKKRTYIGFGAFLLAQAAIIGIFRYTRATQSIRRALEGGGYPAAEFLTAGTIATQVVLPVAFLLLPLYVALVGGDLVAKEAEDGTLRMILCRPVSRLRLLALKWLTGAVFAVLLSLGLGLFGWLIASIWFPQGPLFAIQFDGGGPGGGFAVFGAGAGLGRYAAAHALLATKAVTVLSLGFLFSCFNMKPAAATILALSVLFANAILMNIPWFAEYRGWFLTHHLNLWQWTFLPTPPLARMVESLCLLAGFNATFFAVGAAIFQMRDIKS; encoded by the coding sequence GTGTTCCCCAACCAGCTCAAACACGAACTTTGGAAGCTCTTCGGCAAGAAGCGCACCTACATCGGATTTGGTGCGTTCCTGCTCGCGCAGGCGGCGATCATCGGGATCTTCCGGTACACGCGGGCCACGCAGTCCATCCGGCGGGCGCTGGAGGGGGGTGGATATCCCGCCGCCGAGTTCCTGACGGCGGGGACCATCGCGACCCAGGTGGTGCTTCCGGTCGCCTTCCTGCTGTTGCCACTGTATGTCGCGCTGGTCGGCGGGGACCTGGTCGCCAAGGAGGCGGAGGACGGCACCCTGCGGATGATCCTGTGCCGTCCGGTTTCGCGGTTGCGGTTGCTTGCGCTGAAGTGGCTGACGGGCGCCGTGTTTGCGGTGCTCCTGTCCCTCGGGCTTGGCCTGTTCGGATGGCTGATCGCCTCGATCTGGTTTCCGCAGGGCCCTTTGTTTGCGATCCAGTTTGACGGGGGCGGACCGGGCGGGGGGTTCGCCGTCTTTGGTGCGGGCGCGGGCCTGGGCCGGTACGCCGCGGCGCATGCCCTGCTGGCCACCAAGGCCGTCACGGTGCTGAGCCTTGGGTTCCTGTTCTCCTGTTTCAACATGAAACCCGCCGCCGCCACCATCCTGGCCCTGTCGGTGCTCTTTGCGAACGCCATCCTGATGAACATCCCGTGGTTTGCGGAATACCGCGGCTGGTTCCTCACCCATCATCTCAATCTGTGGCAGTGGACCTTCCTGCCGACGCCACCGCTGGCCCGCATGGTGGAATCGCTCTGCCTGCTTGCGGGCTTCAACGCCACATTCTTTGCCGTCGGCGCCGCCATCTTCCAGATGCGCGACATCAAGTCCTGA
- the tnpB gene encoding IS66 family insertion sequence element accessory protein TnpB, translating into MLIETASLRVFVAVEPVDFRRGFDGLTSHVRGVLRREVLEGGLFVFTNRRRNRLRLLWWDGSGLWLATKRLERNSFDWPRGEGPALTLRSDQLTALVAGLQVREKPGWYRR; encoded by the coding sequence ATGCTGATCGAGACCGCCAGCCTGCGGGTGTTCGTCGCGGTGGAACCTGTGGACTTTCGCCGGGGGTTCGACGGACTGACCAGTCACGTCCGGGGTGTCCTCCGGCGAGAGGTCCTGGAGGGCGGGCTCTTCGTGTTCACTAATCGTCGTCGGAACCGCCTGCGGCTGCTGTGGTGGGACGGCAGCGGGCTGTGGCTGGCGACCAAACGATTGGAGCGAAATTCCTTCGACTGGCCGCGCGGAGAAGGGCCCGCGTTGACGCTGCGCTCCGACCAGCTCACCGCCCTGGTGGCGGGCCTGCAGGTGCGCGAAAAGCCGGGCTGGTATCGGCGATGA
- a CDS encoding transposase zinc-binding domain-containing protein — translation MDVLPLRVPLEYLVAFSRKGRWFCPSCHQRKVLQTAAHLVDHILLPVPHRHVVLALPKLLRPLFRRDRNLLRRLCTVAQQTLTQLLRTALGLPRGRPAFLLTLHTFGEYLDFHPHIHALMADGLLDSGGPVAPRSPDPARHSGVRFSGPDLRRTPPVASNLPATGGAHAWLEAHRIQRGCRPECVPGASRRTGGTLPVHPAQPLLRGQDHPGATRGRGDLPLAAQCQGPPQL, via the coding sequence ATGGATGTCCTGCCCCTGCGGGTTCCCCTCGAATACCTTGTCGCCTTTTCCCGCAAGGGACGCTGGTTCTGCCCCTCCTGCCATCAACGCAAGGTTCTGCAGACCGCCGCCCACCTGGTGGACCACATCCTGCTTCCCGTACCCCACCGACACGTCGTCCTCGCCCTGCCCAAACTGCTGCGACCCCTCTTCCGTCGGGATCGCAACCTCCTCCGGCGCCTCTGTACCGTCGCACAGCAGACGCTGACCCAACTCCTGCGCACCGCCCTGGGATTGCCTCGCGGACGCCCCGCCTTCCTTCTCACCCTCCACACCTTCGGCGAATACCTCGACTTCCACCCCCACATCCATGCTCTGATGGCCGATGGCCTCCTGGATTCTGGAGGGCCAGTGGCACCCCGCTCCCCAGATCCCGCACGGCATTCTGGAGTCCGCTTTTCGGGACCGGATCTTCGCCGAACTCCTCCGGTTGCGTCGAATCTCCCCGCAACGGGTGGAGCGCATGCGTGGCTGGAAGCACACCGGATTCAACGTGGATGCCGCCCGGAGTGTGTCCCCGGAGCATCTCGCCGAACGGGAGGCACTCTGCCAGTACATCCTGCGCAACCCCTTCTCCGCGGCCAAGATCACCCTGGAGCAACCCGGGGACGTGGTGATCTACCGCTCGCGGCTCAATGCCAAGGTCCACCGCAACTTTGA
- a CDS encoding transposase produces MRRIGTKFGGKRRPRCGSRSGRRRCALQPQLLPQSSLGKAVSYLLNEYEALIGYLESGRFEIDNNLVENSIRGPAVGRRRWLFIGHPDAGWRSAVIYSVIISCRRRGINPQEYLSDVLRRLPGMNITQIDEVLPENWKQPPPAPA; encoded by the coding sequence GTGCGGAGGATCGGTACGAAGTTCGGCGGCAAAAGGCGGCCCCGCTGTGGGAGTCGCTCCGGGCGAAGGCGCTGCGCGCTGCAACCGCAACTCCTGCCCCAAAGCAGCCTGGGAAAAGCCGTCAGCTACCTGCTCAACGAGTACGAGGCCCTGATCGGGTATCTGGAATCGGGCCGCTTCGAAATCGACAACAATCTGGTGGAAAACTCGATTCGAGGGCCGGCGGTGGGGCGGAGACGATGGCTCTTCATCGGGCACCCGGATGCCGGATGGCGCAGTGCGGTGATTTACTCGGTGATCATCAGTTGCCGGCGGCGCGGGATCAATCCGCAGGAGTACCTCAGCGATGTGCTCCGGCGGTTGCCGGGGATGAACATCACGCAGATCGACGAGGTCCTGCCCGAAAACTGGAAGCAGCCTCCTCCGGCACCGGCCTGA
- a CDS encoding IS110 family transposase, translated as MEVFHPLILATDQAVRALSGLVERDAPAVMPKGMGRLTHENVQAEVVDWNRFKNRRQVGSYAGLTDGVSASGEGHADLSITKSGNRHLRTERVELAWRILLFQPDYYLVRKWHPVLLNPKAHARARKRAIVAFARQLLVDLWRWKTGRRTPEQLGWVMTAG; from the coding sequence ATGGAAGTTTTTCATCCGCTGATCCTGGCGACGGATCAGGCCGTGCGCGCCCTCAGCGGACTCGTCGAGCGGGATGCCCCCGCGGTGATGCCCAAGGGCATGGGGCGACTGACGCACGAGAACGTCCAAGCCGAGGTCGTGGACTGGAATCGCTTCAAGAACCGGCGGCAGGTAGGCAGCTATGCCGGCCTGACCGATGGAGTGAGCGCCTCCGGGGAAGGCCACGCGGACCTGAGCATCACCAAGTCGGGCAATCGGCATTTGCGGACCGAACGGGTGGAGCTGGCGTGGCGGATCCTGCTCTTCCAGCCGGACTACTATCTGGTCCGCAAGTGGCATCCCGTGCTGCTCAATCCCAAGGCCCACGCCCGGGCGCGGAAACGGGCCATCGTGGCCTTCGCCCGACAACTGCTGGTGGACCTCTGGCGATGGAAGACCGGACGCCGCACCCCTGAACAACTGGGTTGGGTGATGACCGCCGGTTGA
- a CDS encoding transposase: MDEVRRRERREFPEELQGARWALLKPEGQLTAEQQRIRQRVCSGQLQTGKAFNHVDALRTIMAQTDARAAEADLKWWCSWVARSRIPEMKQVARTIRNHWDGVVAYLRTRITNGAAEAINGLIQNAKRKARGFKSVEYFTAIIYLIGSHLDFNLPDPLPSTHTKSS; this comes from the coding sequence TTGGACGAGGTGCGGCGTCGGGAGCGCCGCGAATTTCCTGAGGAACTCCAAGGCGCCCGGTGGGCGTTGCTCAAGCCGGAGGGTCAGCTCACCGCGGAGCAGCAGCGGATCCGCCAACGGGTCTGCTCGGGCCAGCTCCAGACCGGCAAAGCCTTCAACCATGTCGATGCCCTGCGCACGATCATGGCCCAGACGGATGCCCGGGCGGCCGAGGCCGATCTCAAGTGGTGGTGCAGCTGGGTGGCCCGATCCCGCATCCCGGAGATGAAGCAGGTGGCCCGCACGATCCGCAACCACTGGGACGGCGTGGTCGCCTACCTCAGGACCCGCATCACCAACGGAGCCGCTGAAGCGATCAACGGCCTCATCCAGAATGCCAAGCGCAAGGCTCGCGGCTTCAAGTCCGTCGAGTACTTCACCGCCATCATCTACCTCATCGGTTCTCATCTCGACTTTAACCTCCCAGATCCCCTTCCTTCCACCCACACAAAGTCATCTTGA
- a CDS encoding ABC transporter ATP-binding protein gives MIDLHHLTKRFGRHLAVDALDLHVPRGVIFGLLGHNGAGKSTTIGMLLGQIWPSAGGARICGHEVATHRSRALETVGALFEAPAFYDYLSGWRNLEILAGYSAATPAARIREVIAWVGLSGREHTRVQTYSHGMRARLALAQALLPSPALLILDEPTNGLDPEGIHEMRDTIRRLHAEFGLTILLSSHLLGEVQQLCSAIAVLHRGRKVFDGSVAEATRSRNRVRLVTDDLPGVTGRLRDEAWITGATPDGLLTLRDGVECWMVVKRLVELGVPVHAASPEEETLERFYLSVVRQAGQAASSGAETSLT, from the coding sequence GTGATTGACCTGCACCATTTGACCAAGCGCTTCGGGCGCCACCTCGCGGTGGACGCCCTGGATCTGCACGTGCCGCGCGGGGTCATCTTCGGGCTGCTCGGGCACAACGGTGCCGGCAAGAGCACCACCATTGGCATGCTGCTGGGCCAGATCTGGCCGAGTGCGGGCGGTGCGCGCATCTGCGGGCATGAGGTGGCGACGCACCGGAGCCGGGCGCTGGAGACGGTCGGCGCCCTGTTCGAGGCGCCTGCCTTCTACGACTACCTGAGCGGCTGGCGGAATCTCGAGATTCTCGCGGGCTACTCGGCGGCCACCCCGGCGGCACGGATCCGCGAGGTCATCGCGTGGGTCGGTCTGTCGGGACGCGAACACACGCGGGTGCAGACCTATTCACATGGCATGCGGGCCCGGCTGGCGCTGGCCCAGGCACTGCTGCCCTCGCCGGCGCTCCTCATTCTCGACGAGCCCACCAACGGACTGGATCCGGAGGGGATTCATGAGATGCGGGACACCATCCGCCGCCTGCACGCCGAATTCGGCCTCACCATCCTGCTGTCCTCGCACCTGCTGGGGGAGGTGCAGCAACTGTGCAGTGCGATCGCCGTGCTGCACCGCGGGCGCAAGGTCTTTGACGGTTCGGTCGCCGAGGCCACGCGTTCGCGCAACCGGGTGCGGCTTGTCACCGACGACCTCCCCGGGGTCACGGGGCGGTTGCGGGACGAGGCCTGGATCACCGGGGCCACCCCGGACGGCCTGCTGACACTTCGCGACGGTGTCGAGTGCTGGATGGTGGTGAAGCGCCTGGTGGAACTGGGAGTTCCGGTGCATGCGGCAAGCCCCGAGGAGGAAACCCTCGAACGATTTTACCTGTCCGTGGTGCGCCAGGCGGGGCAGGCCGCCTCCTCCGGCGCTGAGACGTCCCTGACGTAA
- a CDS encoding DUF4338 domain-containing protein, which yields MTRACILQGRRIEPSDVVRIRELIGSHPEWSRYRLSRELCSLWNWRTDRGEWKDMAARTLLGKLHQREWIQLPPPRIVSPNRHRLAPPPPRLWDTSPITGSLSSLAWGVRIEEVSTRTGDRAEVRSALASFHYLGYRAPVGESLHYAARDAAGRLLAVMVFGAAAWKCAVRDRWIGWSPRQREVGLGRIANQSRFLILPWVQVSHLASHLLGAVARRIAADWKDKYGHPVVLLESFVEGERFRGTCYRAANWQALGRTTGRSRQDRERTLRVPVKEVFVLPLQADFRKELRA from the coding sequence ATGACCCGCGCATGCATCCTCCAGGGACGGCGCATCGAGCCGTCGGACGTCGTCCGGATTCGGGAACTGATTGGCAGCCACCCGGAGTGGAGTCGTTACCGCTTGTCGCGGGAGTTGTGCTCGCTCTGGAACTGGCGCACCGACCGCGGTGAGTGGAAGGACATGGCGGCCCGTACGCTGCTCGGCAAGCTGCACCAGCGGGAATGGATCCAGCTGCCGCCGCCGCGCATCGTGTCGCCCAACCGCCATCGCCTTGCGCCCCCGCCTCCGCGCCTCTGGGACACCTCACCGATCACCGGAAGCCTGTCCAGCCTTGCGTGGGGCGTGCGCATCGAGGAAGTCAGCACCCGCACCGGGGATCGGGCCGAGGTGCGGTCGGCGTTGGCAAGCTTTCACTACCTGGGATACCGGGCCCCGGTTGGGGAGAGCCTGCACTACGCGGCACGCGACGCCGCCGGGCGACTGCTGGCGGTAATGGTGTTCGGGGCCGCGGCGTGGAAGTGCGCAGTGCGCGACCGGTGGATTGGCTGGAGCCCCCGGCAGCGGGAGGTGGGGTTGGGCAGGATCGCCAATCAGAGCCGCTTCCTGATCCTGCCCTGGGTGCAGGTGTCTCACCTGGCCAGCCACCTGCTGGGTGCGGTGGCCCGGCGCATCGCCGCCGACTGGAAGGACAAGTACGGCCATCCGGTGGTCCTGCTGGAAAGCTTCGTGGAGGGGGAACGATTCCGGGGCACCTGCTACCGGGCCGCCAACTGGCAGGCGCTGGGCAGGACGACCGGCCGCAGCCGGCAGGATCGGGAGCGCACGCTGCGAGTGCCGGTCAAGGAGGTGTTCGTGTTGCCGTTGCAGGCGGACTTTCGAAAGGAGCTGAGGGCATGA
- a CDS encoding cupin domain-containing protein — translation MSHKFSLHSSTPSVVTPDGEKTAVNRSSFPILRGLSLYRLVLKERGFREPHWHANADELGYCLAGRALVTIFASGNVHAQFTVSAGEMFFVPSGSLHAIENVGSGDSQFVITFSHEQPEDFGLSGFVGCMSLPVMGNTWNLPAEALAGLTRSKESIEFGRSASPCEVPDSASDPSPFKFAIESRAPLLANAAGSAIVARRDTWPALRSQAMYSVRIHGAGMREPHWHPETAELGFVHQGHARMTVQSPGGASETYELEPGDIYFIPRAYPHHIENLDGTEVHFLIFFDTPDVQDIGLTGAIPGFPQRMIGPTLGLAEALVARIPRLPADRLMVGRVNPVD, via the coding sequence ATGAGCCACAAGTTCTCCCTCCACAGCAGCACACCATCCGTTGTCACTCCCGACGGGGAAAAGACGGCCGTGAACCGCTCCAGCTTTCCCATTCTGAGAGGGCTTTCGCTTTATCGCCTCGTTCTGAAGGAGCGCGGTTTCCGCGAACCCCACTGGCATGCGAACGCGGATGAACTCGGCTATTGCCTTGCGGGTCGCGCCCTGGTCACGATTTTTGCGAGCGGCAACGTGCACGCGCAATTCACGGTTTCGGCCGGGGAGATGTTCTTTGTCCCCTCGGGCTCCCTCCACGCGATTGAGAACGTCGGGAGCGGGGATTCGCAGTTCGTGATCACCTTCTCCCACGAACAGCCCGAGGATTTTGGTCTGTCTGGATTTGTCGGCTGCATGTCCCTTCCGGTGATGGGCAACACCTGGAATCTCCCCGCTGAGGCCCTTGCAGGTCTCACCCGTTCGAAGGAAAGCATCGAGTTCGGACGCAGCGCATCGCCCTGCGAGGTTCCGGATTCGGCCTCCGATCCATCCCCGTTCAAGTTTGCGATCGAATCCAGGGCACCGCTGCTCGCCAACGCCGCTGGCTCCGCCATCGTGGCCCGGCGTGACACCTGGCCTGCGCTTCGCAGCCAGGCGATGTATTCCGTGCGAATCCATGGAGCTGGCATGCGCGAACCCCACTGGCATCCGGAAACGGCGGAACTCGGGTTTGTTCATCAGGGCCATGCGAGAATGACGGTTCAAAGTCCGGGTGGAGCCTCCGAAACGTATGAGCTCGAACCCGGGGACATCTATTTCATCCCCAGGGCCTACCCGCATCACATCGAGAATCTGGATGGCACCGAGGTCCATTTTCTCATCTTCTTTGACACGCCCGACGTGCAGGACATCGGACTCACCGGAGCCATCCCGGGCTTCCCGCAACGGATGATCGGGCCCACGCTTGGACTTGCCGAAGCGTTGGTTGCGCGCATCCCGCGCCTTCCCGCGGACCGGTTGATGGTCGGCCGTGTGAATCCGGTTGACTGA
- a CDS encoding aldehyde dehydrogenase family protein, giving the protein MTEPPFSPPVHMDLHIGGGSRPAVDGNRTSLKSPATGEPIGSVATASEPDLEAAVKAASDAFATWSGLTAYERERVLRRASAHARSQAGRIGWLMSLEQGKPLAQARSEVAGACDTLEYYAGEAPRIEGWTNPTEDRGYRSWVQWQAVGVCGLITPWNYPVSLLSWKLGPALATGCTVVVKPPTVTPLAPLAFCAALTEGGLPPGVVNCIPGPGASLGEALIRHRAVARIAMTGSSATGRRILALAAPHLKKVSLELGGQCPAIVAADADLSLTAKTIVYKAFRNSGQSCSSINRVFAHASIHDALANEVTAMAERLRLGDGLADPPVDLGPMTTRDGVETSAAHVADALAQGAILRTGGRPPGGEAFARGHYFLPTVLTGCRPTMRVLREETFGPVVAFASFDDLSEAVRLANDSDYGLVAYLFTRDFATTVTVGEALEAGTVCVNHGAVNTNYGPYAGWKDSGYGIELGRRAVFEYLKPKHIKVALS; this is encoded by the coding sequence TGGTTCGCGTCCAGCGGTGGACGGCAACCGAACCTCCCTGAAGTCTCCGGCAACCGGCGAGCCGATCGGCTCGGTGGCCACCGCCTCCGAGCCTGACCTGGAGGCTGCCGTGAAGGCCGCCAGCGACGCATTCGCGACGTGGTCGGGGCTGACGGCTTACGAGCGCGAGCGCGTGCTGCGCCGGGCATCGGCCCATGCGCGGTCGCAGGCCGGGCGGATCGGATGGCTGATGTCCCTGGAGCAGGGGAAACCGCTGGCCCAGGCGCGGAGCGAGGTTGCCGGCGCCTGCGACACGCTGGAGTACTATGCCGGCGAGGCACCGCGGATCGAGGGCTGGACCAATCCGACCGAGGACCGCGGATACCGCTCGTGGGTTCAATGGCAGGCGGTGGGCGTCTGTGGATTGATCACGCCGTGGAACTATCCGGTGTCCCTTCTGAGCTGGAAGCTGGGTCCGGCGCTCGCGACCGGCTGCACGGTGGTGGTGAAGCCGCCCACGGTGACGCCGCTGGCGCCGCTCGCCTTCTGCGCCGCGCTGACCGAGGGCGGCCTGCCTCCTGGCGTGGTCAATTGCATTCCGGGGCCGGGCGCTTCCCTCGGCGAGGCGCTGATCCGGCATCGGGCGGTCGCCAGGATTGCCATGACCGGATCCAGTGCCACCGGCCGGCGAATCCTGGCGCTGGCGGCCCCCCATCTGAAAAAGGTCTCGCTGGAACTGGGTGGCCAGTGCCCCGCGATCGTCGCGGCCGACGCCGACCTGTCGTTGACCGCAAAAACGATCGTGTACAAGGCGTTCCGCAACAGCGGACAGTCCTGCAGTTCCATCAATCGTGTGTTCGCCCACGCCTCGATCCACGACGCACTGGCCAACGAAGTGACGGCGATGGCGGAGCGGCTCAGACTCGGGGATGGGCTGGCGGACCCGCCGGTGGATCTTGGTCCGATGACAACACGCGACGGCGTGGAAACTTCGGCCGCCCACGTCGCGGACGCCCTCGCGCAGGGCGCGATCCTGAGGACCGGTGGCCGGCCGCCCGGGGGCGAGGCCTTTGCCCGGGGCCATTACTTCCTGCCGACGGTGCTCACCGGCTGCCGTCCCACCATGCGGGTCCTGCGGGAGGAGACGTTTGGCCCGGTGGTGGCCTTTGCTTCATTCGATGATCTGTCGGAAGCGGTCCGGCTCGCCAATGATTCCGATTACGGACTCGTCGCCTACCTCTTCACGCGGGACTTCGCGACGACGGTGACGGTCGGCGAGGCGCTGGAAGCGGGCACCGTGTGCGTCAACCACGGGGCGGTGAACACCAACTACGGGCCTTATGCGGGCTGGAAGGACAGCGGCTACGGGATCGAGCTCGGACGCCGTGCGGTGTTTGAATACCTCAAGCCCAAGCACATCAAGGTGGCCCTCAGCTGA
- a CDS encoding transposase: MRMARMKVKAEEGRVGVYHCISRVVGGQRLLDDLCKEKLAEILLKLARFCGIEIITYCVMGNHFHLLLRVPAAREVPDAELLQRLEGFYGKRGILTVLAREGLEKRGAVDPDIRQSLLERMGDVSAFMKEFKQRFSRWYNRQTGRFGTLWAERFKSVLIEDNPGTVRMVAAYIDLNPVRAGIVQDPKDYRFCGYAAALTGNRVMRKGLMSCLKPLAWGEAAAEYRESLFVTAGSPGRSDKVALDREAILEELRRGGALSVPQVLRLRVRHLTDGVVLGSKAFVNEVFVQHRERFGANRKDGARRIRGVPLPGISVLRDLQVRAVG, from the coding sequence ATGCGCATGGCACGGATGAAGGTGAAGGCGGAGGAGGGGCGGGTTGGGGTGTACCACTGCATCTCCCGCGTCGTTGGCGGTCAGCGACTACTCGACGATCTGTGCAAGGAGAAGCTCGCCGAGATCCTCCTCAAACTCGCCCGGTTCTGCGGGATCGAGATCATCACCTACTGCGTGATGGGCAACCACTTCCACCTGCTCCTGCGCGTCCCGGCAGCACGGGAAGTCCCGGATGCCGAACTGCTCCAACGCCTGGAGGGGTTCTACGGCAAGAGAGGGATCCTGACCGTCCTGGCCCGGGAGGGATTGGAGAAGCGTGGGGCGGTGGATCCGGATATTCGCCAGTCGCTGCTGGAACGAATGGGCGATGTGTCCGCGTTCATGAAGGAGTTCAAACAGCGCTTCAGCCGCTGGTACAACCGCCAGACCGGCCGCTTCGGCACGCTATGGGCCGAACGTTTCAAGAGCGTCCTGATCGAGGACAATCCGGGTACGGTCCGCATGGTGGCCGCGTACATTGACCTGAATCCGGTGCGGGCCGGCATCGTGCAGGATCCCAAGGACTACCGGTTCTGCGGCTATGCCGCCGCCCTGACGGGCAACCGGGTGATGCGCAAAGGGTTGATGAGCTGCCTGAAGCCGCTCGCCTGGGGGGAGGCGGCGGCGGAATACCGGGAGAGTCTGTTCGTGACGGCGGGGAGCCCGGGGCGGAGCGACAAGGTGGCGCTGGATCGGGAGGCAATCCTGGAGGAGCTGCGACGCGGCGGGGCGTTGAGCGTGCCGCAGGTGCTGCGCCTGCGGGTGCGCCACCTGACCGACGGGGTGGTGCTGGGATCCAAGGCGTTCGTGAACGAGGTGTTCGTCCAGCACCGCGAACGTTTCGGCGCCAACCGCAAGGATGGGGCGCGTCGGATCCGGGGTGTCCCTCTACCCGGGATCAGCGTGCTGAGGGATCTGCAGGTGCGGGCGGTCGGGTAG
- a CDS encoding transposase: MARLKMKAEEGQAGVYHCISRVVGGQRLLDDLCKEKLAEILLKLARFCGIEIITYCMMGNHFHLLLRVPAARDIPDAELLQRLEGFYGKRGILTALAREGLEKRGAVDPDIRQSLLERMGDVSAFMKEFKQRFSRWYNRQTGRFGTLWAERFKSVLIEDNPGTVRMVAAYIDLNPVRAGIVQDPKDYRFCGYAAALTGNRVLRKGLMSCRKPFAWGEAAAEYRESLFVTAGSPGRSDKVALDRETVLEELRRGGALSVPQVLRLRVRHLTDGVVLGSKAFVNEVFVQHRERFGVNRKDGARRIRGVPLPGISVLRDLQVQAVG; encoded by the coding sequence ATGGCACGACTGAAAATGAAGGCGGAGGAGGGGCAGGCGGGGGTGTACCACTGCATCTCCCGCGTCGTTGGCGGTCAGCGACTGCTCGACGATCTGTGCAAGGAAAAGCTCGCCGAAATCCTCCTCAAACTCGCCCGGTTCTGCGGGATCGAGATCATCACCTACTGTATGATGGGCAACCACTTCCATCTGCTCCTGCGCGTCCCGGCAGCGCGGGATATCCCGGATGCCGAACTGCTCCAACGCCTGGAGGGGTTCTACGGCAAGAGAGGGATCCTGACCGCCCTGGCCCGGGAGGGATTGGAGAAGCGTGGGGCGGTGGATCCGGATATTCGCCAGTCGCTGCTGGAACGAATGGGCGATGTGTCCGCGTTCATGAAGGAGTTCAAACAGCGCTTCAGCCGCTGGTACAACCGCCAGACCGGCCGATTCGGCACGCTGTGGGCCGAACGTTTCAAGAGCGTCCTGATCGAGGATAACCCGGGAACGGTCCGCATGGTGGCTGCGTACATTGATCTGAATCCGGTGCGGGCCGGCATCGTGCAGGATCCCAAGGACTACCGGTTCTGCGGCTACGCCGCCGCCCTGACGGGCAACCGGGTGCTGCGCAAGGGATTGATGAGCTGCCGGAAGCCGTTCGCCTGGGGGGAGGCGGCGGCGGAATACCGGGAGAGTCTGTTCGTGACGGCGGGGAGCCCGGGGCGGAGCGACAAGGTGGCGCTGGATCGGGAGACGGTCCTCGAGGAGTTGCGACGCGGCGGGGCGTTGAGCGTGCCGCAAGTGCTGCGCCTGCGGGTGCGGCACCTGACCGACGGGGTGGTGCTGGGATCCAAGGCATTCGTGAACGAAGTGTTCGTCCAGCACCGCGAACGTTTCGGCGTCAACCGCAAGGACGGGGCGCGACGGATCCGGGGGGTCCCACTCCCCGGGATCAGCGTGCTGAGGGATCTGCAGGTGCAGGCGGTCGGGTAG